A window of Vigna unguiculata cultivar IT97K-499-35 chromosome 4, ASM411807v1, whole genome shotgun sequence contains these coding sequences:
- the LOC114182180 gene encoding cytochrome c1-2, heme protein, mitochondrial, with the protein MAGGVIRQLLRRKLQSCSSSSFTSPVISKNDGANSTGSNSLRAFALVGAGVTGILSFSTTALADEAEHGLACPSYPWPHKGILSSYDHASIRRGHQVYQEVCASCHSMSLISYRDLVGVAYTEEEVKAMAAEIEVVDGPNDEGEMFTRPGKLSDRFPQPYANEAAARFANGGAYPPDLSLITKARHNGQNYVFSLLTGYRDPPAGVSIREGLHYNPYFPGGAIAMPKMLNDGAVEYEDGTPATESQMGKDIVSFLTWAAEPEMEERKLMGFKWIFVLSLALLQAAYYRRLRWSVLKSRKLVLDVVN; encoded by the exons ATGGCTGGAGGTGTTATTCGGCAGTTATTGAGGAGGAAACTCCAGTCTTGTTCTTCT AGTTCTTTCACGTCACCCGTTATCTCAAAGAATGATGGTGCCAACTCTACTGGCAGTAACTCCTTACGAGCATTTGCATTAGTAGGAGCTGGTGTCACGGggattttaagtttttcaaCAACAGCATTAGCTGATGAAGCCGAGCATGGCCTGGCATGTCCCAGCTATCCATGGCCTCACAAGGGCATTCTCAGTTCATATGATCATGCTTC GATTCGTCGTGGTCATCAAGTTTATCAAGAAGTCTGTGCTTCATGTCATTCCATGTCTTTGATATCATACCGTGATTTGGTTGGTGTCGCTTATACAGAAGAAGAAGTAAAGGCTATGGCAGCGGAGATTGAGGTGGTTGATGGCCCTAATGATGAGGGTGAGATGTTTACACGCCCTGGTAAACTCAGTGACCGCTTTCCTCAGCCATATGCAAATGAAGCCGCTGCTAGGTTTGCTAACGGTGGAGCCTATCCTCCAGATCTTAGTCTCATCACCAAA GCTCGACACAATGGTCAGAACTATGTGTTTTCACTTTTAACCGGATATCGTGACCCTCCTGCTGGCGTTTCG ATTAGAGAAGGACTGCACTATAATCCTTACTTTCCCGGCGGGGCCATTGCTATGCCTAAAATGCTTAATGATGGTGCTGTTGAATATGAAGATGGCACCCCTGCTACAGAATCTCAG ATGGGTAAAGATATTGTGTCATTCCTGACCTGGGCAGCCGAACCAGAGATGGAGGAAAGAAAACTG ATGGGATTTAAATGGATATTTGTTCTATCACTTGCATTACTTCAAGCCGCCTATTACCGCCGCCTGCGGTGGTCCGTTCTAAAGTCTCGCAAGCTGGTTCTTGATGTTGTCAACTAG